A stretch of DNA from Oncorhynchus nerka isolate Pitt River linkage group LG22, Oner_Uvic_2.0, whole genome shotgun sequence:
TTTGTTAGCtattttagcagtcttatggcttggggatagaatctgttcaggagcctgttggtgtcagacttgatgcacgggtactgcttgccgtgcggaagcagagagaacagtctatagctCGGGTCCCTGGAGTGtttaacatttaaaaatatatatataataatatgaacccctccaccacccccctTCTTCGGAGGACAAATATCTTAGTTTTTACAGCTTTTTTGCTGTTTTTTATTTTACAGTTTTGTCAATGCTTGGGATAGACTAGAGAATGTAGTAATAATACCGCAACAAATTGCTTTTGATTGTGTACATTATGTAATGTATgcattacttttatttatttggaAGCATTGACATTTGTGACAGCCCGTCCCAACCGAGGCTTATGTCGAAAAATCCCGacagtttttaaatgttttattacaaACATTTAGTTTCAGAGCGCCAAAATGGCATATCATACACTGTGTGCATGTGAAAGTTGATACATTTGTTATCCCACTTAGGAGACAAGTAAGAGAAAAAAATGTCCTTGAAAGATTGTGTTGAGTGCTAGAGAGCTCTACTTTGTTTACGCCCCCATTCAACATCTCATATAAACGCATGGTATACCCCTCCccttatctcagccaatcatggctagccagGAAGGATCCTGCCTTTCTCCCTATATAGACATGGCAGCACTGCTTCTAgcacctaagcaactttgcagtgtttagtttttttgtgtgtattattgtttcttacattattagcccaaaacatttttgtgttattacattaaaaaaatacaataacAATCAAAAAAAGATATTTAAAAaatgcatttcgctacacctgaaatatcatctgctaaatgtgtctgtgaccaataacgtttgatttgatttatagctCAGTGCGTTCTCCTTGGCTAAACTAGGCTCGTCATTTAACATTTGTATTGATATTTATGGATCCCATACAAGTTTgcaattaaggcacatgaaagttcacatgttcaagaaggcatttctgcaaaACGGCCCTACTGTGAAGTAGAAACTAGCGTCACCCCCCCGTTGGGCTGTCCGATCACATTTTCTGTCTTCTGTGTGCGAGGTGGACAGGGAATATCGAGTGCAGAAGGCCCTGTTCTCTGCTGGGTTCCCAGTACCCCAGCCACTGCTACACTGCACTGACGCAGAGGTGATCGGAACCGAGTTCTACCTGATGGAGCATGTACAAGTAGGTCAATGCTGCTCAGCGCACAAACTTGTGTGAGCCTTTAAAATGCACCGTTGAGCTGTAGTAGGAGTTACGCACAAACTCTCCCTCTGTTATGTCCGGTTGATGAGCGCGGTATTACGTTTTGTATATCGTTTGGTCAGATATCATTGTGTTCCCCTCTCTGTGGTGTAGGGGCGTATATTTCAGGACCTGAGGCTCCCAGGGGTgagtgcagcggagagggcagcCTTGTATGTGTCTGCAGTGGAGGTTCTGGCCCGTCTTCACTCCCTGGACCTAACCACCATGGACCTAGAGGGGTACGGGAAAGGGCCTGGCTACTGCAAGAGACAGGTAGAAGATAGATATCCTCTACTTATTCCCGTTCCATTTTTATTCCACCCCCTTTCTATTCCCATTTGCATCCCACTTTGGTCTTAAAATATAATTTTCACTTTGACCGTTTATTACCCAAAAGGTGTCTACCTGGACAAAGCAATACAGAGCAGCTGCCCACAAAGAAATTCCCGTCATGGATAAGCTCTCTGATTGGCTGTTGAGCAACCTGCCCACCAATGACAATGAAGTGGCCCTTGTCCATGGGGACTTTCGAGTGGACAACCTGATTTTCCATCCTACTGAGGTTGAAACATGGCTTGAAGCTTACATTAAACAGTAATAATACTGTAAAACATATTAGCATTTTTATAGCACTTTTCCTAAAGTGTTTTTCATTGTATATGAGACTAATGTTGTAGAGAAAGTGGATGACTGAAGTGTGCATATCTAATAGACAAATTTTTATCTTTCTCTCTAGGCTCGTGTGGTGGCTGTGTTGGACTGGGAGCTCTCCACCACGGGCCAGCCAATGGCAGACCTGGCCTACTTCCTGATGCCCAACTATTTGCCCAGCGGCCTCAGCCTCCTCAGCTGCATGGGCAGCCTCAGGGGTGTGGAAGGTATGACCTCTGAGCTCTTATATCtgacacagatctaggatcagcttacgaGCTCTAAACCCTAACTTAAACCATGAAGCAAGAACGCAACGTAATCCTACTCTGTTCTCTACAGCTTGGATTTTATGTGCCCTGATTTGATTTTCATCTGTGTAATGCTATTGATgaactttctctcttttttttttcttctgtctATTTATTTCCAAATGGCCAGGTATACCTTCTCCTGAGGACCTGATCTCCATCTACTGCCGGTGCCGAGAGATCCCATCTTCTCTGCATCAGCTCAACTTCTACCTGGCCCTCTCGGTCTTTAAGATGGCAGGGATCGCTCAGGTTTGgctcacactctctttctctctctctctgtcggtctctctcacacacacacacacacacacacacacacacacacataatatgatAATATAAGATCAGTGGtgataaaagtaaagatacctaaaTATAAAATAACTCGAGTAaaagtgaaggtcagccagtaaaatactacttgagtaaaagtctagaagtatttggttttaaatatacttaaaacctcttaaaggaggggatcacgtgacccttgaacgagatggccgcgtgaactaagagctccgcacaagtagtttccaattcctaatcttacctccattccaagttcacactcatttagctttagtaagaaaaagtcatggcggctacaaaaggcgacactacaggtgacatttttacccggactcgagtattagcgacggaaaaagcctccaagaagaagctagcttcagaaaaaactagcgccattagccaggagcaagagaacccgctcccccacgaggcacaacgaatgccaacctcgcactctgtcgaagacatcctctctgagttgagatcccaacgtacagaactaaacaccaaattagatgccattaactctcagctcagtgcgatagggggcaaggtgacaatcctggaaaacgcattgcctgacatcaacaacaagataaccataaacgcgggcgcctggacgaggcagaggggcgaatcctatccatggaaaacttattgacagatgccatggaaacaatagcatatgctaaaaagaaaatcgagcatctggaagagaaaacagaggacctggaaaacagggggcgaaggaataattgtgttctattcaatctgggcgaaaagaagaggaaacatgccactgatccgctacctgcaagacaaacttcccgagtggctccacctgcccaccgacaggcccatagaactcgagagagctcaccgagcactgaggcccccaccagcagccagacaaccaccgcgcccaatcaccatacgtttcctgagattcaccgaccaggaacgagtcctacaggcggcgaaaaacaacaccatcacagtgggaaacgccaaactcgctttacaccaggacctgtcagctggaatacgccgaaagcgccgagaatttgacgaagtgaagaaatactccattgaccgaggcatcttcaggggattcaaatacccaaacgagctcaggattcttcaccaaggagccttgcgacacttcaaaactcccgaagaggcaaaacgttttttgaaagacaatcctggccaatgagaaacagaccaatgactaaatgcgattaatgccattactaaaggaggtaagacgacatatagccgatatccagagacccaccccctaaatgtcattacagccgtccaatttatatttattttcctttaactgagagggatgggctgtatagcctaacctaggcctactaatgtttcagcctacttttatttccctgtttttttgttgttgttgctattattacctggggttccctatgtcccttgggtaggtatatgtaggctgggctattgattttatttttctcccctcttttactgaggtctggacgagggcaactgtgttacttactcaatgcggggtggagaggatgaggcatttctttggtggggcgagggagacgttgtgcgttgctaactgttcccggttttgttttattcggaacacagaattgagactgagcgggggggtaatagatccaacgggatgtgtcgagttgtttgggaactcggctggggtgttcagagattattattttatgtacaccatttattttccttttatgtgaacgcagctgtaattactatccacttttacccagcgatgacttgcactaaagttcgattactgctcgatgacgatgactagtaccttaaatctattgacatggaactgccatggtctagggcatgcaataaaacggaaaaagatactatgtgctctaaaaaagcatgcgctattacaagagacacacctctgtgatgctgaacatgccaaactccgcagagcttgggtgggacaggtttatttctcatctttcaaatcaaacagtagaggcacagccatacttatccataaaaatgttccattcataatagacaaaaacatatctgatccggacgggagatttattttgataactgggtcactatatggtcaaccaattactatattaaacatatacgcccctaacacagatactcctgccttcatgtcaaaaattataaccctgttcaatgagcattgtgtctcctttggtgtggtggccggagattttaattgtacccttaacccaaccctagacaaatcatctcaagtccccaccacaaatcctagatctgcaaagatgttgaactctcttactaaagagatggggctgatagatatctggagagagaataatagctcatctatggactatacatactactctaatgtccataacacctactcccgtatagattacatttttatcccaaagagtttcataaattcagccacttgtacaatcggacccatagcactttcagatcacgcctttgtccacctccgctttgacctctgcaaaaacatcccgaggtcaaagagctggaaattcaacacctccatgctatcaaatgacgagttccatacattagtaactacatggatagacaactacacacaagacaataaagattcccctgtttctccggccacaatgtgggacgctgctaaagccacactaagaggtcatctaattgcatatgcttcctctaagaaaaagcaatggaagcacacaggctagatcttgagagggagctggaatgctgtgaaaaaatacataaacaatccctagacagcacttcctggagtcatcttaaagcagccaaagccaaactgaatttggactacactcgggagataaaaaaaaaagttttctttactaaacagaaataccatgagtatagcaataggcccagtagattgcttgcttaccaattaaaaaaggagcagtcagagcgtacaatcatggctatccgaacagcagaggacgaggtcacatatgacccaaaaaataTCAATTTAACTTtccatgatttttactgcaaactatatacctctgagagaaaacacacggaggcagaactccactctttcctagagggaatctcgctacctaaactatcagagaccgaccaggaagatctcaactcccccttcactcctgaggagatcctggaggcaattacctccatgccacctaataagtccccaggcccagatggattctccagagagttctataaagctttttggccccagctcagccctatcttcatgccaatgctggaggatttttgcaaaaacggagttctcccagactcaatgcacacagctcgcattacagtgttgctaaaaaaggacaaggacccctatcctgctcgtccttccggcccataagcttgttggatttcgactataaaataattaccaaattgctcgccataagactaaacactcttcttcccaaaataataaaagcggaccaaactggatttattagagacagatactcttctgataacattcgccgtctttttgatattattgatcaagtaaacgcacaaaagacccctgtcctgctggcttcactggatgctgagaaggcgtttgacaggatggagtggagctttctgttttcagtcttagaaaagttcaatatgggcccaaattttattaaatggatcaaatcactatactctcatccaaatgccatggtgactactaatggactgaactctgacagattccctctggagcggggcacaagacaagggtgctcgctgtccccgctgctctacttgttgggggcggagcctctggcagagctgataaggagcaatccaagtattatgggtgtttctgcaggtggcaagatttcgctttacgcggatgatgtcttgctctacatatccaaccctgagaaatccctccctctcattttagacacaattgcccagtatggcaagttctcaggttataagatcaattttaacaaatccactgtctgccctctcaatattacactcaccagctctatgaagacactttgtcctttccaatggaaaacacaggggtttcaatacctcgggatcttcataacaccagatctgaatagcctttttaaggaaaattatcttccactcctggatcgaatcaagaacaatctccaaacctggatctccctcccaattagcttagtaggaagaattaatgtaatccgtatgaacgtcctccctagactgaactacttatttcagatgctcccatgctatctcccagtttccttcttcaaaacaactaaccaaagcatcaccaaatttatatggggcaataaaaaacctaggatcaagttttccactttatcaaaacccgaatctaaaggtggccttgcccttccctcccttcaattgtactactggtctgcccaaatctgcaacatgctaacatggatcacaaacagacaagagtcaacgtggattcagatagaagcccaatcctgtggttcattgcccttaagctcaattatattcattaataactttagtgaagtgggcaacatagccaaatcctttgtgatttacagcaccctactagcgtggagggactgtaagaaatacctgggcatttcctcccaaatatgttctcactcacctatagtaggcaacccagacttgccaaaagccctgagggatgccaactttaatctttggcatactctaggaatcaggaccttttcagacctatttcatcagaaaaccactacactgaaatcctttcaagagctctgcagtgaattcgatgtgccaagatcccatttttttttaaatatcttcaaattagacatgtcatttcctcatttacctccaagaggaggtttagaactcagttgaacgaagttgaaacccttcttgtcacagcacaatccattaaaggcaaaatatcttgcatctatagactcctttctgagaaaggaagctcctcctttactcctttgaaaataatctgggaaaatgaccttggtctgactattagtgatgagttatgggcggaggtttgcgacaaggtatactgctcctctaccagtgtaaaaatgaaagaatctaattacacatttttgtacaaattttattatactcctttgagactccatagaatgaaaatggatatgtctcctaactgtaaaagatgtacctctgaatgtggaacctatatgcatgtattttggagctgtagggagattgccagattctggcaatctgtacataccgctgcacagaaaatactagaggtacagtttgatatgaccccatgtatctatcttcttaatgcccagcaggactttgttcttgatcctgacagagaaaatttgcttatgactattacatactttgctaagaaatgtattcttctattgtgggcctctaataccccccctacatttaaaatgtggattgaccagattgttgacttccttcctcttgaaaagctcacttatgacctccacaagagacagcccaagtttgatagactctggtccccactattcaactatatttcaaactggacagagtgaacggggtgactagggaaatgcgcagatacattttgtgtaaggtactgtaaaacctaaaaacgaattattggcccatcgtctcagcgaatgcttgaaatagctgataagaaccttgatagtgctgctgcaagtggtatgtttttttttgttgtgtgtgtgtttttattttaatttagtttttgagtacgtatgtgtgtgtgtatgtatatgtgcgtatgtatgtatgtatatacaggtaccaaggaaaatatatagattaagaaaaataaatgcttttatttgactttatcattcattttaattgtattttaattttttcaaatgtattattattttttgactttttatttttttaaagcctgtcacatctgtgaatgtggaatgtgttttgttggttgattgaaaaacaagaactttaagaaactttaaattgaaaaaaaaaaaaaaactcttaaAGATtagcccctttttttcaattttcgcctaaaatgacatacccaaatctaactgcctgtagctcaggccctgaagcaaggatatgcatgttcttggtaccatttgaaaggaaacactttgaagtttatggaaatgtgaaaggaatgtagtagaatataatacGACAGatttggtaaaagataatacaaagaaaaaaaaagccGTTCTTTcgtattttttttgtaccatcatctttgaaatgcaagagaaaggccataatgtattattccatcccaggcacaatttagattttggccagtagatggcatcagtgtatgtgtaaagttttagactgatccaatgaactaaTGCATTTCTGTTAAAAGTTTTGAATCAAGActtcccaaatgtgcctaatttgtttattcaaaattgtgcactctccacAAATAATAGCATGGTatgctttcactgtaatagctactgtaaattggacagtgcagttagattaacaggaatttaagctttctgctaatatcagatatgtctatgtcttgGGAAATTCTCTTTTTACTTAAAACTTCTTccggatcggtgtcccttccacggggcGGTTTAGCTAACGTAGACTGATGCGATTAGGGTGAGGTTGTAAgtaatcaaaagtaaatgtaattgctaaaatatacttaaatatcaaagtaaaaatataaataatttacAGCTCTATTTTATTTATAGATAGCCAAGTGCACACTCCAACAATCAGACATCtctacaaatgaagcatttgtgtttagtgagtccgccagatcagaggcaatagggatgaccagggatgttcgctggataagtgtgtgaatttgtcaattttcctgtcctgctaagcattcaacatgtaatgagtacttttgggtgtcagggaaatgtatggagtaaaaagtacattattttctttaggaatctgGTGAagtaaaaatggtcaaaaatataaatattaaagtacagatacccccccaaaaCGACTTAttagtacttgaaagtatttttacttaagtactttacaccactagaTAAGATGCACCTTTTCACTGATGGCACATGATGGCCATTGAAATGCCAAATGGACTGGTGTAAATGAAGGAACACGCatatgcgcgcgcacacacacacacacgcacacacacacagtaaccgttttttgatgctctctctctctctctctctctctctctgtatctctctacttGTCATCTCTTTGGCACTGTTCGGCTGAAGAGGCAGCTAATGAGCTCAAACTATTCCCAGGTCCACATTCTCATCTATCTCATcaagacacactacacacacacacactttgtcttATCTGCTTTCATTCTTTATTCTGTACCTGAACACAGCAAACCAAAGCAGACTCCTGTGTTATGATCTATACAAATCATTATTTTTCATCAATCAGCTTTCATCTGTCTTTGACACCATTTTGCCTCTTTCTTGCTGATAATACTATCTTACTAATAGAGGACTTCCTAGGACTGAGATATTTCTCTAGACTGTCTCTGCTCACAGAAGatcttgtctctgtgtgtatgtctgtaaccccttctctctctcgctcactctctctctctctctctgttatagggGATCTATGCGCGCCACCTCCTGGGCAATGCCAGTGCTCCCAATGCTGCCCAGTTTGGCCAGAGTGTGGAGCCGTTGGCCCAGGTTGGGCTGCAGATTGCAGAGAAGTATGTTGGTTGACATGATACTAAAACTACAGTCTTATCATCTCATACTAGTGCCTGTATGTAATATGGTGTGAAATGGTATGTTTGTGCGTGTCTGGCTGTTTGTAGCCCCTCCAGGTCGGGCCCTGCTGATGCCAGACTGTTCCTCCAGACTGCTAAAGGCCAGGCTGTCCACCAGCAGGTCACAGAGTTCATGAAACAACACGTGCTTCCTGCTCAGCAGGTCAGTTGAAAGGTCAGGGGTCAAGagcagagaagacagaaggagGAATTACAGGGCACTGTATGAGTCAGAGTGGCGGTCAGGGTAATGAGGTACAGAGAGTGCCGGAGGGAGCAAGCTAAGTGCACTCACACTTACATCCGTCAACAAAGAGACAAAATTGTTCATTCTGTCACATGCCTCATAAAGAGCATCTGGGACGTATTAAATGGAAACCACGGCGGATATAAGACAAGCGCTTGTAGAAGAGCTGAAGATTCCATATCCTCATTGAGTCGGTCTCTTCTGTGGGCATTATACATTTCTGTCTGAAATGTACTGTATTGTGAAGTTGCAACCTCCTGAATTAGTCCACGCTTTGTATATTCACCAGTGGATGACTGACTGTTTTCCCCCAGGAAGTATCAGAGTACTACTCTAAACACGCCCACTCGCCCCAGAGATGGCACCCCCCGCAGGTGATAGAGGATTTGAAGGTAAGGAAGGACATGGTGGGGGGGTGATGTTGGTGTTTTTTGATGGTCAGCTCTTGTAGAGTGTTTGCGGAATaaggtgaagttgcccctagacattgatcttgggtcagtttagcatttacCCCCATTAAtgcttaaggttaggattgggggaggggaagctgatcctaatCTGTACCAACGGGGAAACTCCACCCTAGAGCGGTGTTTGAGTTCAGAGGTCATTTaagatgtcccccccccccccctaggcgAAGGCCAGAGAGGCGGGGCTTTGGAACCTCTTCCTGCCGGCAGTAAGCGGTCTCAGTCAGCTAGACTACGCCCACATCGCAGAGGAAACGGGACGATGCCTCTACGCCCCCGACCTCTTCAACTGCCAGGCCCCTGGTAAGGCATGGTCACCACTGACTAAGCCTGTTGAAGTTACTGTCTGATAGTCTTTTGCTGATGCACCAGGCTGATGCACCAGGTAGATGATTTTCATGTTCGGAGCCATTCATGATTAATATATGTATCTTATCTAATGATGTGAATCATGCTTCATGTTTACGTAATTATTATGTCATAAATTAAGTCATGATGAGTTATAACATCGGACTGTAAAATCACCAGGAATTGAGAAAAACAAATGTGTTTAAgttaggaaatctgttcccaagtattcctaTGAATAAAAAGAGGCATACAGTGTGTGAtcgtgtctcaatgtaatcaaggtatgaaatgAGTGTTCTTTAAATAAGCAGTTTATTTTGGGGCTTAGTTGTGGTCAAGttgcagtgtacaaatgattTATAAATTAGGTTGCATTGATATGATGGTGTCATTGGATAATTCCTAGATCTATGGTTGTGTTTGCCCCTACAGACACCGGGAACATGGAGGTCCTCCACATGTTTGGTACtgaggagcagaagagagagtGGCTCCAGCCCCTGCTCAGTGGACAGATCCGCTCCTGCTTCTGTATGACAGGTACGCCCTCAGGCCCAGGGCCATGCTTTAATATATGGCTACACTATATCCCTGCTGTGTATTCATGTATCTCTATATAAGGCTCTGCTTCATCCTAGTCGTGTCAGTTCACGTAGCACAAGACGATATGACGTGATGGATCGCATTAATAAAGTTAGTAAAGGTCGCCAAACATTATATGGTGATAACTCATCCCTTGTGCCACAAATATGCACTCTTAAATGAATTCGCTCCTCCTTCTTTTTAATTAAGTTTTGATTTATAATTTCGACAGGAGGCTAGGAAAGCTCTCTTACTCATAAATAGACTAGTGACATGCTTaaatggcagccattttgtgGCAGTACGTTCACCACACATGACC
This window harbors:
- the LOC115105152 gene encoding acyl-CoA dehydrogenase family member 11, encoding MEDQTATPVREQHRFNTVNLQRYLAGKTRGVSNNDRFTVRQYSAGQSNPTFLIQTPSDSYVLRKKPPGMLLPGAHKVDREYRVQKALFSAGFPVPQPLLHCTDAEVIGTEFYLMEHVQGRIFQDLRLPGVSAAERAALYVSAVEVLARLHSLDLTTMDLEGYGKGPGYCKRQVSTWTKQYRAAAHKEIPVMDKLSDWLLSNLPTNDNEVALVHGDFRVDNLIFHPTEARVVAVLDWELSTTGQPMADLAYFLMPNYLPSGLSLLSCMGSLRGVEGIPSPEDLISIYCRCREIPSSLHQLNFYLALSVFKMAGIAQGIYARHLLGNASAPNAAQFGQSVEPLAQVGLQIAENPSRSGPADARLFLQTAKGQAVHQQVTEFMKQHVLPAQQEVSEYYSKHAHSPQRWHPPQVIEDLKAKAREAGLWNLFLPAVSGLSQLDYAHIAEETGRCLYAPDLFNCQAPDTGNMEVLHMFGTEEQKREWLQPLLSGQIRSCFCMTEPDVASSDATNMECTLQRDQDHYIVHGRKWWSSGAGNPKCKVAIVMCKSKSNSTRNRHGQHSMILVPLDTPGVNVIRPLTVFGQDDAIHGGHFEIHFDNVRVPASNILLGEGRGFEIAQGRLGPGRLHHCMRAVGSAEWALELLCQRAAHRQTFGKKLYQHEVVAHWIAECRLAIDQTRLLTLHAAHALDTLGSRSARKQIAMIKVVAGRMVCKVVDTAIQVYGGAGVSGDFPLAQMYAYARTLRIADGPDEVHMSSIAHLELRDQMRKAQAKL